The nucleotide window GCCGGGCGGGAGGCGTGGCCGGGGCGCACCGGGCTTGTTCGCGGGCCCCCGCGGCAGGGACTCGACAGTAAACGACGAATCCTCCAAGGCAGGGATAGTGAGCGGCGTTTAAGCGAATGGAAATGTCCGCATGATTTCACGCACGGTCCACCAGCCTGACGGGGCCCTCATCCACCTGGCCTGCGTGCAGGCTGAGCTGAGGGCCGAGGATTACGTCTCAGAGGCCGCCTTTGCGGCTCGGGTGGACGGGTGGATGGCCTCCATCCGGCGCAAGGTCGGCCAGTCCGGCCCACTGCTGGTGGCGTTTCCCGAGGACATCGGCACCTTCATGGTCTTCTTTGGCCACGGGGACATCCTGCACGGCGCGGGAACGCTCGCCGAGGCCATCGGCGCCCTGATCCGGCGCCACCGCGGGGCCACCATGCTTCAGCGGATTCGGTGCCGTTGCGGCTGGGTGCGAGCCCTGAGCCTGGTGTTGGGCGACGCGGTGGAGTCGAGCTACCGGCGCGTCTTTTCCGACGTGGCGCGCCGGTACCGGGCGTTCGTGGTGGCAGGCTCAGCGGTTCTGCCGGCGCCGGACCGCCCCCGCACGACCTTCAACATCAGCTTCGTCTTCGGATCAAATGGCGAGTTCCTGGGCTGGCAGCCCAAGACCCACCTGACCCCCATCGAGGGTCCCCAGCAGCTCGACATCACGCCGGCCCCGCTGGAGCAGTTGCGCGTGGTTCCCACCGCCATCGGCAATCTCGGGGTGGCCATCTGCCTGGACGCCTTCCAGGATCCCGTGGTCGACAGGCTGGTGGCGGGCGGGGCGGATGTGCTGGTGCAGCCCTCGGCCAACCCCGGGCCGTGGACGCCCGAGCAGCAGGCCGACTGGAAGCGCAGCAGCTGGCGAGCGGTACGCCAGTGGCCGCAGCTCCGCTACGCTCTCAACCCCATGATGGTGGGGCAACTGCTCGGCCTGCGCTTCGAGGGGCAGTCGTCGATTGCGAGTTCCCTGCCCGAGCTCTGCAAGCCGGGATCTTACGAGGCCCTGGAGGACGAGGGCGGGTTTGTCACGATCGCCCCGAGCGCCACCACGGAGGCCGTGCTGGTGGCGTCGGTGCCGTCCACTCGGATGGCCGGCCTGCAGGCAGGGCCGGCCGGTCGCCTGCCTTCCGCCGGGCGCCGGACGTAGCGCGGCCCGGCCAGCCTTTCCCTACTTCTGCTGGCGGCGCAGGCGCGGATCCATCACGTCGCGCACGCCGTCTCCCACCAGGTTCCACGCCAGCACGAAGAGCAGAATGGCAGCGCCCGGGAAGAAGATGGTGTACCAGTAGGCGAAGGGATCCCCGGGTTTGCCCAGGATCCACGGGCGAGCAAAAGCGGTCAGTTGCCCCCAGTCCGCAAAGCCCGGCTCCGCCCCCAGGCCCAGGAAGCTCAGGGAGGCAAGGGCGACCACGACGGACCCGATCTCCAGCGACGCCTGCACGAGCACCGGGTAAATCGCGTTGGGAATGATGTGGCGGAGGATGATGCGGGCGCGTGACATGCCGATGGCACGTGCTGCCTCGACGAACTCCATGCTCTTGACCTGCAGCACGCTGCCCCGAATCAACCGGGCGTAGGGCGGCCAGGAGAAGAGGATGAGCGCGAGGGCCACGTTGCGCAGCCCTTTGCCCAGGATGGCGACCATCACCACGGCTGCCACCAGGAACGGTATGGCGGAAATGATGTCAGCCGCCCGCATGAAAAGCTCATCCAGGCGTCCCCCGTAGTAGCCCGCCAGGGTTCCGACGACCAAGCCCACCAGCAGGGAGGCCCCCACCACGAAGAGGGCGACCCCGAAGGCCACGCGACTTCCCCACACCACGCCGTAGAAGATGTCGTACTGCCCCTCGGTCGTCCCGAAGAGGAACCGGTCCGAAGGCGGCCGGGGCTCGACCGCAAAGCCCGAACGCGGGATGCGGTAGGGTTCGTCCGGGTAGCGCGGTGGGGCGATGTAGGGGGCCAGCACGGCCACCACGGCAAAGAACAGCAGGATGACGAGACCTGCCGTCGCCAGGGGATTTCGCAGGAACCGCCTCAACGAGTCCATGGCCGATCTTCCGTCTACCTCCACTCTTCAATCGAGCCGCACCCTGGGGTCGATGAGGGCGTAGCTGATGTCCATGGCCAGGATGACCACCACGAGTACGACAGAATAGAAGATCGTAATGCCGAGCACGGTGGTCCGGTCGAGTTGTAGGGCCGCGGTGGCCAGGAGCTTGCCGATGCCCGGATACGAGAAGATCGTCTCCGTGATGACGACGCCTCCCAGAAGCCCCAGCACCATCAGGGCAATGATGGTGGAGACCGGAATCAGCGCGTTTCGCCTGGCGTGCTTGCGAATCACCGTCCGCTCGTCGAGCCCCTTGGCGCGGGCCGTACGGACGTAATCCTGCCGGAGCGTCTCGAGCATGCTTGAGCGGGTGATACGCTGCAGCTGCGCCCAGTAAAGGTAGGAGAGGGTCACCACGGGTCCCACCATGTGGCGGATGGTGTCGAGGAAGATGTCGAACCGGCCGTTGATGAGCGCGTCGATGGTGACAAGGCGCGTCACCTGCTTGAACTCTGGCGAGAGCATGGCCTGCGTCGCCCAGACGGAGACCCTGCCCGGTGGAAACCACCCCAGGGCCCCGTAGAAGATCATCAAAAAGATGAGCCCGAAGACGAACGTGGGAAACGACCAGCCGATGATGGCGAAGACGCGGCTGAGGTGATCGATCCAGCTATTGTGGTGAACTGCCGCCTGCGTCCCGAGCCAGACGCCGCCAACCGCCATGGGCACGGCCGCATACAGCGTCAGTTCTATCGTGGCCGGGAAGCGCTCCATGATGGCGTCCCAGACGGGCTGCTTGGCCACCTCCGACCAGCCCATGTGCCCGGACAGGAGCTCGCGCATCCAGTTGGAGTACTGGACGTGAAGCGGGGCATCCAGCTGGTACTTCTTGACGAGCTGATCCATTGAGAAGGACTTGAGTTCCTGCGGGGACCGGATGAACGTGGCAACCCTCTGATAGGGGGGCATCAGCTGGCTCAGCCCGAAAATGATCAGGCTTGCACCGGCGACCACCAGCGGCAGGAGGAGCAGGCGGCGTACAATCAGGCGTGTCATGCTGCGTCTTCAAAGCCCCTTTTTTGAAAGCGGGAGGTACCCACGCGTCCGTGGGTACCTCCCCTATTGCCGGCACCCGCTTTAGCCGGAGGACTTGGAGAGCCGGTAGAAGTCCTCGCCGGGGCGGATGGCGTTGGGATACCAGCCCTTGACCCAGTCGCGCATAACGACGGGCTGGGTGCGGTCCACCAGGAAGATGTCAATGGCCTGCTCATAGGCTACTTGCTGCAGCTTGTAGTAGGCCTCCCGGCGGACCTTCGGGTCGGTGCTGGAAACCCCCTGCTCGATCAGGGCGTCGATCTGCTGCGTCAGCTCCGGCGGCAGCTTCTGCGCGGCCGCAAACGTGCCGGTGGAGTGCATGAACGGCACCACGAAGTTGTGCTCGTCCGGGAAGTCGGCCAGCCAGCCGAGGATGAACAGCGGCAGCTTGCTCTGGCGGTACGCCTGCAGGTACGTCGGCCACTGGACCGCCTGGATGTCGATGCGGAACTTGGGGTTGATGCTCTCGATGTTCTGCTCCAGGATCTCCGCGGCGATGCGGCGGGCGTCGTTGCCGGCGTTGTAGGCGATGGTCATCTTGAAGCCATTGCGCCAAACCTCGCCGCCCCATGCCTTGCGGAAGTGCTCCTCCGCCTTCCTCAGATCCAGCTTGTACACCGGCTGCTCGGGGTTGAAGAAGGGAAGCGCGGCAGGAATCGGACCGCGTGCCTGCGTCGCCTCACCCTTGGAGACGTCTTGGATGTACGTCTCCCAGTCGAAGCTGTAGTTGAACGCCTTGCGCACGTCGATGTCGCTGAAGAAGTTGGCCGGGATGCCCTCGCCGTCCAGTTTGCCGCTGCCGATGAACTCGTTGCCGTCGGGGTTGATGTTCCACGTGAAGAACGCCGCGGTGCTGGCAAGCCACGGCTGGCGCCGCAGCACCCGGACTCCCGGCATGTTCGTCACCTGATCGAGGTACGGCGGGTCGACGATGACGATGTCGGCATCTCCGGACTGCAGCATCAGCTGGCGGGTGGCCCACTCTTCAACGATCTTGATGACGACGGTCTTGGTGGGAGCGGGCTTGCGCCAGTAGTTGTCGTTGCGCTCCAGGATGATCTGGACGCCCTTCTCCCACTTGACGAGCTTGTACGGGCCGGTCCCGTTGGCCTTGTCGTAGAGCGGATCCTGCTCGGCCTTCGGGTCGTGCCACTTCACCCAGTTCTCGCTGCCGTCCCAGTCGCCCTGGGCGATGGCCCACTCCTTGTCGATGATGGCCGACCAGCTTCCGCTGTGGGTCAGGATGGAGAGGAACGGCGGATACGGCCGGGCCAGACGGAAGACGACGGTGTCGCCCTCCACCTCGACGGCAGCGTCGACTTTACGGTAGACATCCTTGAGCATCTCGGGCGGCACCTTGTCGAAGCTATCGACCTTGGCCAGATCTTTGGCCAGGTCCTCGATGGTGGAGTAGCCGAGGAGGGGCTCAAGCAGCATCCACACGGGGCCGCCCGAGCGGTCCTGCAGCATGGCTCGCTCGAAGGTGTACTCCACGTCCTCGGGTGTCAGCGCGTTGCCGTTGTGGAACCGGACGCCCTTCCGGATGGGAAAGCGGTAGACGAGGCCGTCCTTGGAAAGAAGCCCGTTTTCCACCGTGGGAACCTGGGTGGCCAGCAGCGGCACGAACTTGCCGAGGTCGCCGCCGTCGAAGTCGAGCAGGTTCTCGTAAACCTGGTAGATGACTTCGCCGCTGGCTGTGTCGTACGCGTAGGCCGGGTCCAGGGTCTCCGGCTCTCCGTACGCTGCCTTGATGAGGGTGTCGGGGTTCCTCACCTCAGCGCTGACGAGCCCCGCAGCCCCAAGCACGAGTAACGCTGCGGCTGCAACGGCCAGGTACACAAAACGCCTCGAGTGCGTCATGCAGCCCATCGCCCCCTCTGTGTCGGACTCTCTGAAGCTTCACGAGGCCACTGCAAGCCATGCTGAGCCCATCACCTGCAACCCGGGGGAACCCGCCGGCCAGGACGCCGGGAGGACCCCTCAGGCCTGCCCCACCCCCTCGAAGCGGCCTGTATGCTGGACTGCATAGCTATTTCCATGCCCTCACGCTTCGTCGGCAACGTGCGATTTCCTCTTCCCGCACCGACGGCTGCCCTTGACAGCGTCGCCGCCCCGCTGCTAGACTGCGGCTAAGCACCATCGGGATGCGGCGACGATGGGGAGGAGTAGGCGCCGGCTCGGCCCTTGCAGAGAGGAAGCCGCTTGGTGAAAGGCATCCGGGTACCGCAGGCGCCGAAGGTCGCCCCTGAGCCTCCGGGTCGAAAAGGTGCCGACGGTTGAGGTCGAGCGCGTGAGTAGGCCCCGACGGGTGGCCCGTTACAGCCTGGGAGAGCCCCGAGAGGCACGCTGAGCCGGCAGCGCATCAAAAGCAGCCGGTAGCGCGAAGTTCAGCGCGCCGCGGGGGAACAAAGGTGGTACCGCGGGGGACCCCTCGCCCTTTGGCGAGGGGTTCTCTTTTTGCACCGAAAAGAGGAGGCCCGGTTCTCATGCAGGGAGAGTTACGCGAAAAGCAGGCGCAGGCCGCAAACGCCGCACCGGACGCGATACCGCCGGCGTACAACCCGCGGGAGAACGAGGCCCGCTGGTACGCGCACTGGGAGCGCGAGGGGTATTTCCGCGGGGACCCCGACCCGTCACGCCGGCCTTTCTGCATCGTCATCCCGCCCCCGAACGTCACCGGATCGCTTCACATGGGCCACGCCATGGACAACACGCTGCAGGACATCATGGTGCGCTTCCGGCGCATGCAGGGCTACTCAACCCTGTGGGTACCCGGCACCGACCACGCCGGGATCGCGACCCAGGTGGTGGTGGAGGCGGAGCTGGCCAAGGAGGGCACGACGCGCCAGGAGTTGGGGCGCGAGAGGTTTCTGGAGCGGGTCTGGGCGTGGAAGGAGAAGTACGGGGGCATCATCACCCAGCAGCTCCGGCGGCTGGGCTCTTCGTGCGACTGGTCCCGGGAGCGGTTCACCATGGACCCCGGCTGCTCCCGGGCGGTGCGGGAGGTGTTCGTGCACCTCTACCATAGGGGGCTCATCTACCGGGGCGACTACATCATCAACTGGTGCCCGCGCTGCCAGACGGCGCTCTCCGACCTTGAGGTGGAGCACGAGGAGACCGAGGGCCGGCTCTGGTACGTCCGCTACCCGCTGGAGGACGGCAGCGGCGACGTTGTGGTGGCCACGACCCGTCCCGAGACCATGCTGGGCGACACGGGGGTAGCGGTGCACCCGGGCGACACCCGCTACCTGCCGCTCATCGGGCGGCGGGCCATCCTGCCCCTGGTGGGGCGGCGGCTGCCGATCGTGGCCGATGAAGCGGTGGACGTGGCCTTCGGCACCGGTGCCGTGAAGGTAACACCCGCGCACGACCCCACCGACTTTGAGATCGGCCGCCGCCACCAGCTCGAAACCGTCAAGGTGATCGACGAAAGCGGCCGGATGACCGAAGCGGCCGGCGAACCCTTTGCGGGGATGGATCGTGCCGAAGCGCGGCTCAAAGTGGTCGAGGCGCTGCGCCAGCAGGGATACCTGGTGCGGGAAGAAGCCCACCGGCACGCGGTGGGCCACTGCCAGCGCTGCCACACGGTGGTGGAGCCTCTCATCTCCAAGCAATGGTTCGTGCGGATGAAGCCGCTGGCAGAGCCCGCCATCCGGGCGGTGCGCGAAAAGAGGGTGCGCCTGATCCCCGAACGGTTCGAGAGCCACTACTTCCACTGGATGGAGAACGTCCGGGACTGGTGCATCTCCCGCCAGCTCTGGTGGGGCCACCGCATCCCGGTATGGTACTGTTCTTCCTGCGGTGAACAGGTGGTCAGCGTGGAGGATCCGGCGTCGTGCCCGCGCTGCGGCAGCACACGCCTGGAGCAGGACCCGGACGTGCTCGACACCTGGTTCAGCTCGGCGCTGTGGCCCTTCTCGACGCTGGGCTGGCCGGAGAGGACGCCGGAGCTTCAGTTCTACTACCCGACGGCGCTGCTCGTGACGGGTTTCGACATCCTGTTCTTCTGGGTGGCCCGCATGATCGTGATGGGCCTCGAGTTCATGGGCGACGTGCCGTTCCGCGACGTGCTGCTCCACGGGCTCGTGCGGGACGCCCTCGGGCGAAAGATGAGCAAGTCCAAGGGAACCGGGCTCGATCCCCTCGAGGTCATCGAAGAGTACGGGGCCGACGCGCTGCGCCTCACGCTGGTGATGGGCGTCGGAATGGGCAACGACGTGCGCTGGCACCCCGAACGGGTGGAGGCCAGCCGCAACTTCGCCAACAAACTCTGGAACGCGGCCCGCTTCGCCCTGATGCGCACGAACGCCGCCCAGGACGGTAGGCCGGGGCCGGGTGCCGAGGCAGCGGGCCGTATCCAGCGGTGGGCTTCGGCGGGCGAACTGGAGCTTCCCGAGCGCTGGATCCTGTCCCGCCTTGCCCGCCGCACGAAGGAGGTCACCGACCTCCTGGAACGCTACGAACTGGGTGAAGCGGCTCGGGCGCTGTACGACTTTACCTGGGACGAGCTGTGCGACTGGTACATCGAGCTGTCCAAGCCTCGCCTCGCGTCCGAGGCGGACGCCGGCCGGCGTGAAAAGGCCGCCGCCGTGTTGTCGTACGTCCTGGACAACACCGTACGTTTGCTGCACCCGTTCGTCCCGTTCATCACCGAGGAGATCTGGCAGCGCCTGCCCCACGAGGGCCCCACCATCATGCTCGCCCCCTGGCCGGTCCCGGACGGGGCGCTCCTGGACGAGGCGGCCGAAGCCAGCATGCAGCAGGTCATCGACGTGATCCGCGCCATTCGCAACGTCCGGGCGGAGAAAGGCGTTTCCGTGAACCGGCGCATTCCGGCCATCGTGTGGGCCACGGGCGGTGCGCGCCGGCGGATCGAGGAGCACGCCGACGACATCCGCCGTCTGGCCGGCCTGTCGGAACTCTCCATCGGCGAACCCGGACCGGAGCGGCCCAGGGATGCGGTGCCGGCCGTCGCCGGGGGGCAGATGGAGGTCTTCCTGCCGCTGGCAGGGCTGCTGGACGTCGACGAGGAATTGCGACGCCTGGGCAGGGAGCTGGAGGAGGTCGAGCAACTCCTCACCCGCTGGAGATCTGCGCTGGATAGGCCGCAGTTCCGGGAGCGGGCGCCTGAGAGCGTGGTAGAGGCCACCCGCAAGAAGCGCGACGAGGCCGAACAGCGGCGCGCACGCATCCTCGAACAGATGGAGCAGTTGAAGCAGCTTGCCGGTCGGTAAAGCGAGCGCATCCGAGGCCCTCGAGTACCTGGGCCACCTGGCGCGGTTCGGTATGCGGCTGGGCCTCGAGCGCATGGAGGCCATCCTCGAACGGCTGGGTCACCCCGAGCGGCGCTTTGGCGTCGTGCACGTGGCCGGCACCAACGGCAAGGGTTCGACCGCGGCCATGGTGGCAGCCGCGGCCGGGGAGGCCGGGGTTCGGACAGGACTCTATACCTCGCCGCACCTGGTCCGGTTCAACGAGCGCATCGTGGTGGACAAGGCTCCCGTTACGGACGAGGTGCTGGCGGATGCTTACCGGGCCGTGCGGGCGGCCGTGGAGGAGATGGCCGTTGGGGAGGCCCCCACGCAGTTTGAATTCGCCACCGCCATGGCGTTCTGGGCCTTCGCTCGGGCGCGCGTCGAACTCGCGGTCGTGGAGGTGGGTCTCGGCGGCCGCCTCGACGCCACCAACGTGGTGCGGCCGGAAGTGTGCGTCATCACCCCGCTCGGCCTCGACCACACGGAGGTTCTGGGGGACACCCTCGCGGCCATCGCCGGGGAAAAGGCCGGGATCATCAAGCCTGGCGCCGACGTGGTGACCCCGGTCCAGCCGGACGAGGCCGCAGCGGTCATCCGCTCCCGGGCGGCAAGCGTGGGGGCGGCGCTGTTCGAGGTCGTGGGTCCCCCCTTGTCCGAAGGCCCTGCCATGGACGTTCCTTTACCGGCTGGTAGCGAGAGCGTGTACCGGTTCACGCCCCGTCGGGCAGACGTCCGGGGCGGGCTTCTTGACCTCGTCACCCCGGAAGGCGAGCGAATTGCGGACCTCGAGGTGGGCTTGCTTGGCCTCCACCAGCTTCAGAACGCGGCGGTGGCTGCGGCGGCTTTGCACCGGCTGCGGGCGCGAGGCTGGCCCATCACGGAACAAGGCCTGCGCACCGGGCTTCGCCAGGTGGTCTGGCCCGGGCGTCTTCAGGTGGTGGGCCGGCGCCCGTGGGTGGTCATCGACGGCGCCCACAACCCCGCAGCGGCCGGGATGCTCGCCGATAGCTTCCGGACCCTTTTCGGGGGCCTGCCGCGGGTGCTGGTCGTGGGCATGTTGAAGGAGAAGGATGTCCAAGGGGTCCTGCGGGCCCTTGTAGCGCCGGGCGCCACCGTGATTGCCACCCGCGCCCGTTCGAGCCGGACCGAGCCCGCCTCTCCTGAGGAGCTGGCGGCTGTCGCTCTCGCTCTCGGCGCCGGGCGCGCCGAGGCCGTGGTACCTGCCGCGGATGCGCTGCGCCGCGCCCTGGAGCTGGCGACGCCCGACGACACGGTAGCCGTCGCCGGTTCGCTCTACCTGGCCGGGGAACTGCTGGCAGACCTTAAGGTGGACGTGACAGCCCGGAACGTCTTACCACCCGGGTGAACGTCCCGGCGCGGCTTTCCCGTCCGGGCTGCGTGGCATTCTCTCGAATGGTGCAGGGATTCACGCCGCGCGCCCATAACAGTAGACGCGGCGAGGAGGGAGAGCGTTGGGCGACGGGCCGCGGCCACAGGCTTCGCCTTCCGCCGTTCGCAGCGGCGCAACTTTCTTCTTGACACTCCTCCTGGTGATCGTCATCGGGGCCCTGGGCGGTTATGCCCTCGGCCGGTACGTGTTCGACCGCCTGATGGAGGCGCCGCAGTCCCGCATCGCCCCGCTCCAGAGCCAGACTTTGCCGCCGCAGGCCACACCCGCTCCGGCGCCGGCCATTAGCCGCCCGAGCGAACCGGTTGCGCCGGCTTCACCCGGACGCCCGCCGGCCCAGGAGGCTGCAGGGCAACTTCGGGGCTCCGCCGGTGGACAGGCCGCGCCGACGGGTCCGTCCACCGCCACGTCGAGCTCGGCGTTCTTCGTACAGGTCGGAGCGTTCGGATCAGCGGAGCGCGCGGATGCCCTGGTAGTGAAGCTCAGGCAGCAGGGGTACCCGGTGACGGTGGAAATCCTCGACGCTGGCAAGCAGCCGCTTTACAAGGTTCGAGTGGGCCCTTACAGTCGAAGGGAAGACGCGCAAAAGGCGCTGCAGCAACTCAAGCCGACCGTACCGGATGCGTTCATTCCCTGATGGGGCGGGGCGGTCGCGCGGTGACGATCCGATCGTGAGGACGGAATAGGGTGAGGGCGATGGCTACCGACGCTCGGGCGAGAGCGGAACAGACGCGGTCCGTCTGCCACCCGGCCCTGGCGCACGACGGTCGGCACGGTTCGTATGCACCCCGCAAGCGGGAACTGATGCGGCGGCTCCGCCGGATCGAAGGCCAGATCCGGGGCCTTCAGCGAATGGTTGAAGAGGAAAAATACTGCGTGGACGTGCTTATCCAGATTGCGGCGGTAAAGGCCGCTCTGGACAAAGTTGGAATGGTTCTTCTCGAGGAACACACCCGAGGCTGCGTGAGCCGTGCCATCCGGGAAGACCAGGGTTCGGACGCCGCCATCCGCGAGTTGACGGACGTCATCCTGCGTTTCATCAGGTAGCGGCGGCGCCAGGCCCCGGCACCCCTGGTCATGCTTGCAGCCCGACGGCCGGTTCTTCCCCGGCTATTTTTGCCATGGCTGCCCCGCGCACCTCCGCGATGGAAGCCACGAGCAGCCAT belongs to Bacillota bacterium and includes:
- a CDS encoding ABC transporter permease — protein: MTRLIVRRLLLLPLVVAGASLIIFGLSQLMPPYQRVATFIRSPQELKSFSMDQLVKKYQLDAPLHVQYSNWMRELLSGHMGWSEVAKQPVWDAIMERFPATIELTLYAAVPMAVGGVWLGTQAAVHHNSWIDHLSRVFAIIGWSFPTFVFGLIFLMIFYGALGWFPPGRVSVWATQAMLSPEFKQVTRLVTIDALINGRFDIFLDTIRHMVGPVVTLSYLYWAQLQRITRSSMLETLRQDYVRTARAKGLDERTVIRKHARRNALIPVSTIIALMVLGLLGGVVITETIFSYPGIGKLLATAALQLDRTTVLGITIFYSVVLVVVILAMDISYALIDPRVRLD
- a CDS encoding valine--tRNA ligase; translated protein: MQGELREKQAQAANAAPDAIPPAYNPRENEARWYAHWEREGYFRGDPDPSRRPFCIVIPPPNVTGSLHMGHAMDNTLQDIMVRFRRMQGYSTLWVPGTDHAGIATQVVVEAELAKEGTTRQELGRERFLERVWAWKEKYGGIITQQLRRLGSSCDWSRERFTMDPGCSRAVREVFVHLYHRGLIYRGDYIINWCPRCQTALSDLEVEHEETEGRLWYVRYPLEDGSGDVVVATTRPETMLGDTGVAVHPGDTRYLPLIGRRAILPLVGRRLPIVADEAVDVAFGTGAVKVTPAHDPTDFEIGRRHQLETVKVIDESGRMTEAAGEPFAGMDRAEARLKVVEALRQQGYLVREEAHRHAVGHCQRCHTVVEPLISKQWFVRMKPLAEPAIRAVREKRVRLIPERFESHYFHWMENVRDWCISRQLWWGHRIPVWYCSSCGEQVVSVEDPASCPRCGSTRLEQDPDVLDTWFSSALWPFSTLGWPERTPELQFYYPTALLVTGFDILFFWVARMIVMGLEFMGDVPFRDVLLHGLVRDALGRKMSKSKGTGLDPLEVIEEYGADALRLTLVMGVGMGNDVRWHPERVEASRNFANKLWNAARFALMRTNAAQDGRPGPGAEAAGRIQRWASAGELELPERWILSRLARRTKEVTDLLERYELGEAARALYDFTWDELCDWYIELSKPRLASEADAGRREKAAAVLSYVLDNTVRLLHPFVPFITEEIWQRLPHEGPTIMLAPWPVPDGALLDEAAEASMQQVIDVIRAIRNVRAEKGVSVNRRIPAIVWATGGARRRIEEHADDIRRLAGLSELSIGEPGPERPRDAVPAVAGGQMEVFLPLAGLLDVDEELRRLGRELEEVEQLLTRWRSALDRPQFRERAPESVVEATRKKRDEAEQRRARILEQMEQLKQLAGR
- a CDS encoding ABC transporter permease translates to MDSLRRFLRNPLATAGLVILLFFAVVAVLAPYIAPPRYPDEPYRIPRSGFAVEPRPPSDRFLFGTTEGQYDIFYGVVWGSRVAFGVALFVVGASLLVGLVVGTLAGYYGGRLDELFMRAADIISAIPFLVAAVVMVAILGKGLRNVALALILFSWPPYARLIRGSVLQVKSMEFVEAARAIGMSRARIILRHIIPNAIYPVLVQASLEIGSVVVALASLSFLGLGAEPGFADWGQLTAFARPWILGKPGDPFAYWYTIFFPGAAILLFVLAWNLVGDGVRDVMDPRLRRQQK
- a CDS encoding metal-sensitive transcriptional regulator; this translates as MRRLRRIEGQIRGLQRMVEEEKYCVDVLIQIAAVKAALDKVGMVLLEEHTRGCVSRAIREDQGSDAAIRELTDVILRFIR
- a CDS encoding SPOR domain-containing protein codes for the protein MGDGPRPQASPSAVRSGATFFLTLLLVIVIGALGGYALGRYVFDRLMEAPQSRIAPLQSQTLPPQATPAPAPAISRPSEPVAPASPGRPPAQEAAGQLRGSAGGQAAPTGPSTATSSSAFFVQVGAFGSAERADALVVKLRQQGYPVTVEILDAGKQPLYKVRVGPYSRREDAQKALQQLKPTVPDAFIP
- a CDS encoding folylpolyglutamate synthase/dihydrofolate synthase family protein, yielding MPVGKASASEALEYLGHLARFGMRLGLERMEAILERLGHPERRFGVVHVAGTNGKGSTAAMVAAAAGEAGVRTGLYTSPHLVRFNERIVVDKAPVTDEVLADAYRAVRAAVEEMAVGEAPTQFEFATAMAFWAFARARVELAVVEVGLGGRLDATNVVRPEVCVITPLGLDHTEVLGDTLAAIAGEKAGIIKPGADVVTPVQPDEAAAVIRSRAASVGAALFEVVGPPLSEGPAMDVPLPAGSESVYRFTPRRADVRGGLLDLVTPEGERIADLEVGLLGLHQLQNAAVAAAALHRLRARGWPITEQGLRTGLRQVVWPGRLQVVGRRPWVVIDGAHNPAAAGMLADSFRTLFGGLPRVLVVGMLKEKDVQGVLRALVAPGATVIATRARSSRTEPASPEELAAVALALGAGRAEAVVPAADALRRALELATPDDTVAVAGSLYLAGELLADLKVDVTARNVLPPG
- a CDS encoding nitrilase-related carbon-nitrogen hydrolase; translation: MISRTVHQPDGALIHLACVQAELRAEDYVSEAAFAARVDGWMASIRRKVGQSGPLLVAFPEDIGTFMVFFGHGDILHGAGTLAEAIGALIRRHRGATMLQRIRCRCGWVRALSLVLGDAVESSYRRVFSDVARRYRAFVVAGSAVLPAPDRPRTTFNISFVFGSNGEFLGWQPKTHLTPIEGPQQLDITPAPLEQLRVVPTAIGNLGVAICLDAFQDPVVDRLVAGGADVLVQPSANPGPWTPEQQADWKRSSWRAVRQWPQLRYALNPMMVGQLLGLRFEGQSSIASSLPELCKPGSYEALEDEGGFVTIAPSATTEAVLVASVPSTRMAGLQAGPAGRLPSAGRRT
- a CDS encoding ABC transporter substrate-binding protein; amino-acid sequence: MTHSRRFVYLAVAAAALLVLGAAGLVSAEVRNPDTLIKAAYGEPETLDPAYAYDTASGEVIYQVYENLLDFDGGDLGKFVPLLATQVPTVENGLLSKDGLVYRFPIRKGVRFHNGNALTPEDVEYTFERAMLQDRSGGPVWMLLEPLLGYSTIEDLAKDLAKVDSFDKVPPEMLKDVYRKVDAAVEVEGDTVVFRLARPYPPFLSILTHSGSWSAIIDKEWAIAQGDWDGSENWVKWHDPKAEQDPLYDKANGTGPYKLVKWEKGVQIILERNDNYWRKPAPTKTVVIKIVEEWATRQLMLQSGDADIVIVDPPYLDQVTNMPGVRVLRRQPWLASTAAFFTWNINPDGNEFIGSGKLDGEGIPANFFSDIDVRKAFNYSFDWETYIQDVSKGEATQARGPIPAALPFFNPEQPVYKLDLRKAEEHFRKAWGGEVWRNGFKMTIAYNAGNDARRIAAEILEQNIESINPKFRIDIQAVQWPTYLQAYRQSKLPLFILGWLADFPDEHNFVVPFMHSTGTFAAAQKLPPELTQQIDALIEQGVSSTDPKVRREAYYKLQQVAYEQAIDIFLVDRTQPVVMRDWVKGWYPNAIRPGEDFYRLSKSSG